A part of Entelurus aequoreus isolate RoL-2023_Sb linkage group LG03, RoL_Eaeq_v1.1, whole genome shotgun sequence genomic DNA contains:
- the bet1l gene encoding BET1-like protein — MADWNGGRGSVEDMLDVENKRLSENLATKVSRLKSLAYEIDREAEDQNEYLDGMDSNFLSATGLLSGSVKRFSTMVRSSRDNRRILCYVSVGLVLAFFLLYYLVSRIQR, encoded by the exons ATGGCGGACTGGAACGGAG GCCGTGGATCCGTGGAAGACATGCTAGATGTCGAGAATAAACGTCTGTCCGAGAACCTGGCCACCAAAGTCTCGAGGCTGAAATCG CTGGCGTACGAGATCGACAGAGAGGCCGAAGACCAGAACGAGTATTTGGACGGCATG GACTCCAACTTCCTGAGCGCCACCGGCCTGCTGAGCGGCAGCGTCAAGCGTTTCTCCACCATGGTGCGCTCCAGTCGGGACAACCGCCGCATCCTCTGCTACGTCTCCGTGGGCCTGGTCCTGGCCTTCTTCCTGCTCTACTACCTGGTCTCCAGGATCCAGCGCTGA